The Paracholeplasma brassicae genome contains a region encoding:
- a CDS encoding class I SAM-dependent methyltransferase, with translation MQEKIIKGIKYLYDELTHFVIKDPNGYVSLEDEKERYDEHHNDLNDSNYHAYQTKILEQYIRPYLKKGNVLEFGCGQERVLEALLVDYDVSSYDLFYHPNEAIFEQRFDHIITIETVEHFKHPFDEFIRFHRLLNDQGHLIVMTQFKPPFDLFDDWWYIRDKTHICFYDLHVFEYLAKTIGFEIVHTNHKNFIVLKKI, from the coding sequence ATGCAAGAGAAAATAATTAAGGGAATAAAGTACCTCTACGATGAGTTAACTCATTTTGTTATTAAAGACCCTAATGGCTATGTCAGTCTAGAAGATGAAAAAGAACGATACGATGAACATCATAACGATTTAAACGATTCAAATTATCATGCGTATCAAACAAAGATTTTAGAACAGTATATAAGACCATACTTGAAAAAAGGTAATGTCTTGGAATTTGGATGTGGCCAAGAACGCGTATTAGAAGCGCTTCTAGTCGATTATGATGTATCAAGTTATGATTTGTTTTATCATCCAAATGAAGCTATCTTTGAACAAAGATTTGATCATATAATCACCATTGAGACCGTAGAACACTTTAAACATCCCTTCGATGAATTCATTAGATTTCATCGACTTTTAAATGACCAAGGGCACTTAATCGTGATGACACAGTTTAAACCACCGTTCGATTTATTTGATGACTGGTGGTATATTAGAGATAAAACTCACATTTGTTTTTATGATTTACATGTTTTTGAGTATTTAGCCAAAACAATTGGTTTTGAAATTGTTCATACGAATCACAAGAACTTTATCGTTTTAAAGAAAATATGA
- the ruvA gene encoding Holliday junction branch migration protein RuvA gives MYAYIKGVIKMIFPTNVVIENQGIGYLIVTPNPYVYRLEEETTIHIHHYLREDQDTLFGFSSIQARDLFIDLISVSGIGPKSALSILAVGKPTEIIFAIESQDVKYLTKFPGIGPKSAQQIILDLKGKLDKIEDTNEFMAQDEVKEALMALGYSQTEFKKIQKHLDQSLTTEQMIKQALQLLMK, from the coding sequence ATGTACGCATACATCAAAGGTGTCATCAAGATGATTTTTCCAACCAACGTTGTCATTGAAAATCAAGGCATTGGTTATCTGATTGTGACGCCAAACCCATACGTTTATCGACTAGAAGAGGAGACAACCATTCACATTCATCACTATTTACGTGAAGATCAAGATACGTTGTTTGGTTTTTCAAGTATACAAGCAAGGGATTTATTTATTGACTTGATTAGTGTCTCAGGCATTGGACCTAAAAGTGCACTAAGTATACTTGCGGTAGGTAAACCAACTGAAATTATCTTTGCTATTGAATCACAAGACGTTAAGTATTTAACTAAGTTTCCAGGCATCGGGCCGAAAAGCGCTCAACAAATCATATTAGATTTAAAAGGTAAACTTGATAAAATAGAAGACACAAATGAATTCATGGCTCAAGATGAAGTAAAAGAAGCATTAATGGCGCTTGGTTATTCACAAACCGAATTTAAAAAGATTCAAAAGCACTTAGATCAAAGCTTAACTACCGAACAAATGATCAAACAAGCCTTACAATTATTGATGAAGTAG
- the ruvB gene encoding Holliday junction branch migration DNA helicase RuvB → MKSDDRIISSMAFKEDEDQTLRPQRLQDYVGQKDIKEMLDVYIKAALMRNEALDHILFYGPPGLGKTTLAQIVANEMDVNIKVTSGPAIERQGDLAAILTSLEPGDVLFIDEIHRLPRVVEEVLYSAMEDYVIDIVIGKDGQSRSIRIDLPPFTLVGATTRFGDLSAPLRDRFGVVMRLEYYKNEELADIIRRTSIVYKTEIEANAVLELSKRSRGTPRISNRLFRRVRDFAQIIGDGVITKDITNLALDKLGIAPSGLDYTDKRYLSAIVEKFGGGPVGLESIAATIGEEVTTVEDVYEPFLLQEGYIKRTARGRVAMKKTYDLLGIKYFKGLFEE, encoded by the coding sequence ATGAAATCAGATGATAGAATTATTTCGTCTATGGCGTTTAAAGAAGACGAAGATCAAACTTTAAGACCTCAGAGACTTCAGGATTACGTGGGTCAAAAAGATATAAAAGAAATGTTAGATGTTTATATCAAAGCCGCGCTTATGAGAAATGAAGCGCTTGATCACATCCTATTTTATGGCCCTCCAGGGTTAGGAAAAACCACACTTGCTCAAATTGTCGCCAATGAAATGGACGTTAATATCAAAGTAACCAGTGGCCCTGCAATAGAGCGACAAGGCGATTTGGCTGCCATTTTGACGTCACTTGAACCTGGTGATGTTTTGTTTATTGATGAAATACACCGATTACCTCGTGTGGTTGAAGAAGTTCTTTACTCAGCCATGGAAGACTATGTAATCGACATCGTTATCGGAAAAGATGGACAGTCAAGATCGATAAGGATTGATTTACCACCATTTACCCTTGTTGGTGCGACCACACGCTTTGGTGATTTATCTGCGCCTTTAAGAGACCGATTTGGTGTTGTAATGAGACTCGAATATTATAAAAATGAAGAACTAGCGGATATTATAAGACGGACCTCGATTGTATATAAAACTGAAATTGAAGCAAACGCTGTCCTTGAATTATCAAAACGAAGCCGTGGGACACCTCGTATATCGAATCGACTGTTTAGAAGAGTTCGCGATTTTGCCCAAATCATTGGTGATGGTGTGATCACAAAGGACATAACAAACTTAGCACTTGATAAACTCGGTATTGCCCCTTCAGGACTTGACTACACCGACAAGCGCTATTTAAGTGCGATTGTTGAAAAATTTGGTGGTGGCCCAGTTGGGCTAGAGTCAATTGCCGCGACAATTGGCGAAGAAGTAACAACCGTAGAAGACGTTTACGAGCCATTTTTACTACAAGAAGGCTATATTAAACGCACCGCAAGAGGGAGAGTTGCTATGAAAAAAACATACGACCTCTTGGGTATAAAATATTTTAAAGGACTATTTGAAGAATGA